One genomic window of Streptomyces sp. NBC_01276 includes the following:
- a CDS encoding NAD(P)/FAD-dependent oxidoreductase yields MIDLLVAGGGPAGLATAIHGALAGLEVVVLEPRPTPIDKACGEGLMPGAVRRFEELGVPVRGRPFHGIRYVDGVTGRSAEGLFGSGPGRGTRRTELQAALAARAGELGVRVLARRAGEVRQDGHRVGAGGLTARYLVAADGLHSPVRRALGLAVPATAGRPARYGLRRHYPVAPWSDLVEVHWAHDCEAYVTPLGPDRIGVAVLTSRQAPFDVQLADRFPALAARLPPPAPGAGVRGAGPLRQRARARVSGRVLFVGDAAGYVDALTGEGLTLAVAAAGEAVRCVRAGRPQEYERAWRELSRAYRVLTSGLLWARGRPALAGRVVPLAARLPGVFTGAVNLLAR; encoded by the coding sequence GTGATCGACCTGCTGGTCGCGGGCGGCGGCCCGGCGGGACTGGCGACCGCCATCCACGGGGCGCTGGCCGGGCTGGAGGTGGTCGTCCTCGAACCGCGGCCCACCCCGATCGACAAGGCCTGCGGGGAGGGCCTGATGCCGGGCGCCGTCCGCCGGTTCGAGGAGCTGGGCGTACCGGTGCGCGGCCGGCCCTTCCACGGGATCCGCTACGTGGACGGGGTCACGGGCCGGAGCGCGGAGGGGCTGTTCGGCTCCGGCCCGGGGCGCGGCACCCGCCGTACCGAACTCCAGGCGGCGCTCGCCGCGCGGGCCGGGGAGCTGGGCGTACGGGTCCTCGCGCGGAGGGCCGGCGAGGTCCGCCAGGACGGACACCGGGTCGGCGCGGGCGGCCTGACGGCCCGGTACCTGGTGGCGGCGGACGGACTGCACTCCCCGGTGCGGCGCGCCCTGGGCCTGGCGGTACCGGCCACGGCGGGGCGGCCCGCGCGGTACGGACTGCGCCGGCACTACCCCGTGGCGCCGTGGAGCGACCTGGTGGAGGTGCACTGGGCGCACGACTGCGAGGCCTACGTGACCCCGCTGGGACCGGACCGGATCGGTGTGGCGGTGCTGACCTCGCGCCAGGCGCCGTTCGACGTCCAGCTGGCCGACCGCTTCCCGGCGCTGGCGGCCCGGCTGCCGCCCCCCGCGCCGGGCGCCGGGGTGCGCGGCGCCGGGCCGCTGCGCCAGCGGGCGCGGGCCCGGGTGTCGGGGCGGGTGCTGTTCGTCGGGGACGCGGCCGGGTACGTGGACGCGCTGACCGGGGAGGGGCTGACCCTGGCCGTCGCGGCGGCGGGTGAGGCCGTACGGTGCGTGCGCGCGGGCCGGCCGCAGGAGTACGAGCGCGCCTGGCGGGAACTGTCGCGGGCGTACCGCGTCCTGACCTCGGGCCTGCTGTGGGCGCGGGGGCGGCCGGCGCTGGCCGGGCGGGTGGTTCCGCTGGCGGCCCGCCTGCCGGGGGTGTTCACGGGCGCGGTGAACCTGCTGGCACGGTGA
- a CDS encoding serine hydrolase domain-containing protein has protein sequence MSGLREVLEPYVGGAGAPGAVALVAHGDRVESVALGHAEAGGDTPMAPDSLFRVASLTKPVIAAAVLMLAEEGLLTLDAPVAPWLPELASPVVVRRPGGPVDDVVPALRPVTVEDLLTFRAGWGFPSDFSHPAVGLLFSELRQGSPEPQRIAPPDEWMAALSRIPLLHQPGEAWLYNTCSDVLGVLIARVSGRTLPGFLTERIFGPLGMADTAFSVPEGVLGRFTGYYRAGPEGGAPELVDAPDGQWSRPPAFPSGAGGLVSTAPDLYAFARMLLAGGRADDGRALLKPSSVRQMTTDWLTPAQRRGGELFLEGQGWGFGGSVDVAARDPWNVPGRYGWVGGTGTAAHIVPSTGTAAVLLTQLEMNGPTPPAVMRGFWTYAAGPRRT, from the coding sequence ATGAGCGGTCTGCGCGAGGTCCTGGAACCGTACGTGGGCGGCGCGGGGGCGCCCGGTGCGGTGGCCCTGGTCGCGCACGGCGACCGGGTCGAGTCCGTGGCCCTCGGCCACGCGGAGGCGGGCGGGGACACGCCGATGGCCCCGGACTCGCTGTTCCGGGTGGCGTCGCTGACCAAGCCCGTCATCGCGGCCGCGGTGTTGATGCTCGCCGAGGAGGGTCTGCTGACCCTGGACGCCCCGGTGGCGCCCTGGCTGCCGGAGCTGGCCTCGCCGGTGGTCGTCCGCCGGCCCGGCGGGCCCGTCGACGACGTGGTGCCGGCCCTGCGGCCCGTGACGGTCGAGGACCTGCTGACCTTCCGGGCCGGCTGGGGCTTCCCGTCCGACTTCAGCCACCCGGCCGTCGGACTGCTGTTCAGCGAGCTCCGGCAGGGCTCCCCGGAGCCGCAGCGGATCGCGCCGCCCGACGAGTGGATGGCGGCCCTGTCCCGGATCCCCCTGCTGCACCAGCCGGGCGAGGCGTGGTTGTACAACACCTGCTCCGACGTGCTCGGCGTGCTGATCGCCCGGGTCTCGGGGCGGACGCTGCCCGGCTTCCTGACGGAGCGGATCTTCGGGCCGCTGGGGATGGCCGACACCGCGTTCTCGGTCCCGGAGGGCGTGCTCGGCCGGTTCACGGGCTACTACCGCGCCGGTCCCGAGGGCGGTGCGCCGGAGCTGGTGGACGCCCCCGACGGCCAGTGGAGCCGCCCGCCCGCGTTCCCTTCGGGCGCGGGCGGTCTGGTCTCCACCGCGCCCGACCTGTACGCCTTCGCGCGGATGCTGCTCGCCGGAGGGCGCGCCGACGACGGACGGGCCCTGCTGAAGCCCTCTTCCGTACGGCAGATGACGACCGATTGGCTGACACCGGCCCAGCGCAGGGGCGGCGAACTGTTCCTGGAGGGGCAGGGCTGGGGCTTCGGCGGTTCCGTGGACGTCGCGGCACGGGATCCGTGGAACGTCCCCGGCCGCTACGGCTGGGTGGGCGGTACGGGCACGGCCGCGCACATCGTGCCGTCCACCGGGACGGCCGCCGTCCTGCTGACCCAGCTGGAGATGAACGGCCCTACCCCGCCGGCGGTGATGCGCGGGTTCTGGACGTACGCGGCCGGGCCGCGACGCACCTGA
- a CDS encoding M64 family metallopeptidase has product MTPAVRPALRAALAALCAGAALLTATAPVAAAEPPHRTAVEVEIPGPEHGGEAGSGHVRVPATGPAKAASRLSGAAREADGQVTKMIDNGPTADRLDVVVIGDGYTADQLGQFHADARAKWAEVTAVEPYTTYRDLFNVWTVDAVSAQSGVSGDPGPDTVRDTALGSYFWCESIERLLCVDQPKVDAYVAKAPAADLVIVLANSAKYGGAGYNEPSATLGYEGISTASAGHPKSGQVAIHETGHSLGKLADEYFYPGVPDYEKYTGPEPADANTSTLDADKMAGQRAKWYRWLGEPSPDGGTVGAYEGGGYYVTGLYRPTDNSIMRVLGKPFNLPGVEAMIGGFHRHANLVTALTPTDRALRPWHTAKAAVPRLAGADGRQPVVRWYLDGRELKRFAGRDEVRVADLWLLDLRAHKLTVTAEDRTPAVRDPAVARTLTSTVSWTVRL; this is encoded by the coding sequence ATGACACCAGCCGTCCGGCCGGCCCTGCGCGCGGCCCTCGCCGCGCTCTGCGCGGGCGCCGCACTCCTGACCGCCACCGCGCCCGTCGCGGCGGCCGAACCGCCCCACCGCACCGCCGTCGAGGTCGAGATACCCGGTCCGGAGCACGGCGGCGAAGCCGGCTCCGGGCACGTGCGGGTGCCGGCCACCGGGCCCGCCAAGGCCGCCTCCCGCCTCTCGGGGGCCGCCCGGGAAGCCGACGGCCAGGTCACCAAGATGATCGACAACGGTCCCACCGCGGACCGGCTGGACGTGGTCGTGATCGGCGACGGCTACACCGCCGACCAGCTCGGGCAGTTCCACGCCGACGCCCGCGCCAAGTGGGCCGAGGTCACGGCCGTCGAGCCCTACACGACCTACCGCGACCTCTTCAACGTCTGGACCGTGGACGCGGTCTCGGCCCAGTCCGGCGTCTCCGGCGACCCCGGCCCGGACACCGTCCGCGACACCGCGCTCGGCTCGTACTTCTGGTGCGAGTCCATCGAGCGGCTGCTGTGCGTGGACCAGCCCAAGGTGGACGCGTACGTGGCCAAGGCGCCCGCCGCCGACCTGGTCATCGTCCTCGCCAACAGCGCCAAGTACGGCGGGGCCGGGTACAACGAGCCCAGTGCCACCCTCGGTTACGAGGGGATCTCCACCGCGTCCGCCGGACACCCCAAGTCCGGCCAGGTGGCCATCCACGAGACCGGGCACTCCCTCGGCAAGCTCGCCGACGAGTACTTCTACCCCGGCGTTCCCGACTACGAGAAGTACACCGGCCCCGAGCCCGCCGACGCCAACACCTCCACGCTGGACGCCGACAAGATGGCGGGGCAGCGGGCCAAGTGGTACCGCTGGCTGGGCGAACCGTCCCCCGACGGCGGGACCGTCGGCGCGTACGAAGGCGGCGGCTACTACGTCACCGGCCTCTACCGCCCCACCGACAACTCGATCATGCGCGTGCTGGGGAAGCCCTTCAACCTCCCGGGCGTCGAGGCGATGATCGGCGGATTCCACCGCCACGCGAACCTCGTCACCGCGCTCACCCCCACCGACCGCGCCCTGCGACCGTGGCACACCGCGAAGGCGGCCGTTCCGCGCCTGGCCGGAGCGGACGGACGGCAGCCGGTGGTGCGCTGGTACCTCGACGGACGGGAACTCAAGCGGTTCGCGGGCCGGGACGAGGTGCGCGTGGCCGACCTGTGGCTGCTCGACCTGCGGGCCCACAAGCTGACGGTGACCGCCGAGGACCGGACCCCCGCGGTCCGCGACCCCGCCGTGGCCCGGACCCTCACGTCGACGGTGAGCTGGACCGTCCGGCTCTGA
- a CDS encoding tetratricopeptide repeat protein — translation MDEPAEIGRRVQRLRGERGLTQRQLAQPDYTPAYVSTLEAGKVRPSETALRFLAGRLGTSFEELATGRPAGLATALRLALTDAQSTLATGTAREAAPQFGRLLAEAERLGLTDERAEALLGLGECALESGALTEAAGHFEAAELLLSGEPLPRRARAVRGRAVVHLLAGELRYACYLLESAIDALNAGGLGDPEALVLLYTAVIGPYLDMGARTRAAQAAELALALAPQVGDPALVAGMHRQVARTFLADGRTADADAALAKAQAVYRQLRLRTDLAHCHWMRGYVRAQHGELDAAEWELRCAREMLTARRAVLYTAQVEVELADVLRRLGRYDEAVDLVTGLLEPDAAGGSVAGAAVHAGGAHRLLGLVAQERGETEAAEEHYVRALSLLERSGADGDLADVCRLLGDLLRRAGRTEAAMDAYRTGLGHRAAAPGTTTLGPAPAAPHPAPVRAGSPETGPLPAPR, via the coding sequence ATGGACGAACCGGCCGAGATCGGGCGCAGGGTGCAGCGGCTGCGCGGGGAACGCGGGCTGACCCAGAGGCAGTTGGCGCAGCCCGACTACACCCCCGCCTACGTGTCCACCCTGGAGGCGGGGAAGGTGCGGCCCTCGGAGACCGCCCTGCGCTTCCTCGCCGGACGGCTCGGGACCTCGTTCGAGGAGCTGGCCACGGGGCGGCCGGCCGGCCTGGCCACCGCGCTGCGCCTCGCCCTGACCGACGCCCAGAGCACCCTCGCCACCGGCACGGCGCGGGAGGCGGCCCCGCAGTTCGGCCGGCTGCTCGCCGAGGCGGAGCGCCTGGGCCTCACCGACGAGCGGGCCGAGGCGCTGCTCGGACTCGGCGAGTGCGCCCTGGAGTCCGGGGCGCTGACCGAGGCCGCCGGGCACTTCGAGGCGGCGGAACTGCTGCTGTCCGGGGAGCCGCTGCCGCGGCGGGCGCGGGCCGTGCGCGGCCGCGCGGTCGTGCACCTGCTCGCCGGTGAACTGCGCTACGCCTGCTACCTGCTGGAGTCCGCGATCGACGCGCTGAACGCGGGCGGCCTCGGGGATCCGGAGGCCCTGGTCCTGCTCTACACCGCGGTGATCGGCCCGTACCTCGACATGGGCGCGCGGACCCGGGCGGCGCAGGCCGCCGAACTCGCGCTGGCGCTGGCCCCGCAGGTCGGGGACCCCGCGCTGGTGGCGGGGATGCACCGGCAGGTGGCGCGGACGTTCCTCGCCGACGGGCGGACGGCCGACGCCGACGCCGCGCTGGCCAAGGCCCAGGCGGTGTACCGGCAACTGCGGCTGCGCACCGACCTGGCGCACTGCCACTGGATGCGCGGGTACGTCCGGGCGCAGCACGGGGAACTGGACGCGGCCGAGTGGGAGCTGCGGTGCGCGCGGGAGATGCTGACGGCCCGGCGGGCGGTGCTGTACACCGCGCAGGTGGAGGTGGAGCTGGCCGACGTGCTGCGGCGGCTCGGCCGGTACGACGAGGCGGTGGACCTGGTCACGGGGCTGCTGGAACCGGACGCGGCCGGTGGGAGCGTGGCCGGGGCGGCCGTGCACGCGGGGGGCGCGCACCGGCTGCTCGGGCTGGTCGCACAGGAGCGCGGGGAGACGGAGGCGGCCGAGGAGCACTACGTGCGGGCGCTGTCGCTCCTGGAGCGCAGCGGAGCGGACGGCGATCTGGCGGACGTGTGCCGGCTGCTCGGTGACCTGCTGCGGCGGGCGGGCCGCACCGAGGCCGCGATGGACGCGTACCGCACCGGGCTCGGGCACCGCGCGGCGGCCCCGGGCACGACCACGCTGGGCCCGGCCCCGGCGGCCCCGCACCCGGCTCCGGTCCGGGCCGGTTCCCCGGAGACGGGGCCGCTCCCGGCACCGCGGTGA
- a CDS encoding MFS transporter, whose translation MHTPTRDPRRWIVLAILSGSLLLISMDTTILNVAFPSLVADLQPGAVQQLWIIDVYALALSGLLVTAGALGDRWGRKRLLMTGFAIFSVASLIAVFSTEAWHLIAARALLGIGGAAIMPSTLSLLRTVFTDAKERAFALAVWAAVFGGGMAFGPVVGGLLVQDHGWHSAFLLNLPVAALIVAAGLRYLPESRNPRSTGRWDWAGVAQSIVGMLALAGGIKELGKAGVGDPLPWALLAVALVALTVFVRRQLRVDTPLLQVRLFTKPAFSVAAAAIFLPMMGMGAILFLVTQWFQYGQGYTPLEAGLRLLPAPLALICASMVAPTLMQRFPIRHVLGAGLVVLAAGMALPWSLQQFTGLGYPAFAAALTVMGLGAGLATTVASVTLVSTSPADEVSSAAAIEETCYELGSAMGVAVLGSTAAALYRGNLPVLDLDGPAADAVRDSVGEAAHTAQQLGGAVGQALLETASQAYTLAITPAFLMAGALAVAAAATTWALIPHDLRPTEDH comes from the coding sequence ATGCACACCCCCACGCGGGACCCGCGCCGCTGGATCGTCCTGGCGATCCTCTCCGGCAGCCTCCTGCTCATCTCGATGGACACCACGATCCTCAACGTGGCCTTCCCCTCGCTCGTCGCCGACCTGCAGCCCGGCGCCGTGCAGCAGCTGTGGATCATCGACGTCTACGCCCTCGCCCTGTCCGGCCTGCTGGTCACCGCCGGCGCCCTCGGTGACCGCTGGGGCCGCAAGCGGCTCCTGATGACCGGCTTCGCGATCTTCTCCGTGGCCTCGCTGATCGCCGTGTTCTCCACCGAGGCCTGGCACCTGATCGCGGCCCGCGCCCTGCTCGGCATCGGTGGCGCGGCCATCATGCCGTCCACGCTCTCGCTCCTGCGCACCGTCTTCACCGACGCCAAGGAGCGCGCCTTCGCGCTCGCCGTGTGGGCCGCCGTCTTCGGCGGCGGCATGGCCTTCGGCCCGGTCGTCGGCGGCCTCCTGGTCCAGGACCACGGCTGGCACTCCGCCTTCCTGCTCAACCTCCCCGTCGCCGCCCTGATCGTCGCGGCCGGCCTGCGCTACCTGCCCGAATCCCGCAACCCGCGCAGCACCGGCCGCTGGGACTGGGCCGGTGTCGCCCAGTCGATCGTCGGCATGCTCGCCCTCGCGGGCGGCATCAAGGAGCTCGGCAAGGCCGGGGTCGGCGACCCGCTGCCGTGGGCCCTGCTGGCCGTGGCCCTCGTCGCGCTCACCGTGTTCGTCCGCCGTCAGCTGCGCGTGGACACCCCGCTGCTCCAGGTGCGGCTGTTCACCAAGCCCGCCTTCAGCGTCGCCGCCGCCGCGATCTTCCTGCCGATGATGGGGATGGGCGCGATCCTCTTCCTCGTCACCCAGTGGTTCCAGTACGGCCAGGGGTACACCCCGCTGGAGGCCGGACTGCGGCTGCTGCCCGCCCCGCTCGCCCTGATCTGCGCCTCGATGGTCGCGCCCACGCTGATGCAGCGCTTCCCGATCCGGCACGTCCTCGGTGCCGGCCTGGTGGTCCTCGCGGCCGGCATGGCCCTGCCCTGGAGCCTCCAGCAGTTCACCGGCCTCGGCTACCCGGCCTTCGCGGCAGCCCTGACGGTCATGGGCCTGGGCGCGGGCCTCGCGACCACCGTGGCCTCCGTGACCCTGGTCTCCACCTCGCCCGCCGACGAGGTCTCCAGCGCCGCGGCGATAGAGGAGACCTGCTACGAGCTGGGCTCCGCGATGGGCGTGGCCGTCCTCGGCAGCACCGCCGCCGCCCTCTACCGGGGCAACCTGCCGGTGCTCGACCTGGACGGCCCGGCCGCCGATGCCGTACGGGACTCCGTGGGCGAGGCCGCGCACACCGCGCAGCAGCTGGGCGGAGCCGTCGGGCAGGCCCTGCTGGAGACGGCCTCGCAGGCCTACACGCTGGCGATCACCCCGGCGTTCCTGATGGCCGGAGCCCTCGCGGTCGCCGCCGCGGCCACCACCTGGGCGCTGATCCCGCACGACCTGCGGCCCACCGAGGACCACTGA
- a CDS encoding TetR/AcrR family transcriptional regulator, whose protein sequence is MREEELLDAVARVLAGDHSASMVQIAAGVGTSRATLGRRYATREALIKAVAARSIEVVDGCLAPADLHAERADGASFDAALEELVVALLPAAHLYGFTSRDATVLADPAFRAGIERQDQRALAFLALGQRLGRLRTDLPPYWIWYSLWGLLDAAAEGVRDGHLARREIGRLVLTSFLGGARPPWPQPAPTA, encoded by the coding sequence ATGCGTGAAGAAGAACTGCTCGATGCCGTGGCGCGCGTCCTTGCGGGCGATCACAGCGCCTCGATGGTGCAGATCGCCGCGGGCGTCGGTACCAGCCGCGCCACGCTCGGCCGCCGCTACGCCACGCGCGAGGCGCTGATCAAGGCGGTCGCCGCCCGGTCGATCGAGGTGGTCGACGGCTGCCTCGCCCCCGCCGACCTGCACGCGGAGCGCGCCGACGGCGCCTCCTTCGACGCGGCGCTGGAGGAACTGGTCGTCGCCCTGCTGCCCGCCGCCCACCTGTACGGGTTCACCTCGCGCGACGCCACCGTGCTCGCCGACCCCGCGTTCCGCGCAGGGATCGAGCGCCAGGACCAGCGGGCCCTCGCCTTCCTCGCCCTCGGCCAGCGGCTCGGACGGCTGCGCACCGACCTGCCGCCGTACTGGATCTGGTACTCCCTCTGGGGCCTGCTCGACGCCGCCGCCGAAGGCGTGCGCGACGGCCACCTCGCCCGCCGGGAGATCGGCCGCCTCGTCCTGACGTCCTTCCTCGGGGGAGCGCGTCCCCCCTGGCCGCAACCCGCCCCCACCGCCTGA
- a CDS encoding DUF6158 family protein, whose product MAEHTARGTAAGELEDGRLLKELETIHRTRHETLLHGSDDALATHTQRLKELEEEYLRRHPRRATAAGRTRTGARARTTAED is encoded by the coding sequence ATGGCGGAGCACACGGCCCGTGGAACGGCGGCGGGCGAGCTGGAGGACGGCCGGTTGCTCAAGGAGCTGGAGACCATCCACCGCACGCGCCACGAGACCCTGCTGCACGGGTCGGACGACGCGCTGGCCACGCACACCCAGCGGCTGAAGGAGCTGGAGGAGGAGTACCTCCGGCGCCATCCGCGGCGTGCCACCGCTGCCGGCCGGACGCGTACGGGGGCCCGCGCCCGTACCACGGCCGAGGACTGA
- a CDS encoding AI-2E family transporter — MPPVSPFLRTAASYAWRLLVVGAAVYAVFVVLGRFHEITVALFLGLVITALLGPPTRILARWMPRSLAVAVSLVGSAVLLMGVLALVGEAVAGESGTLVREFREGLVSIERWLARPPFRLDPHALSDLQSKIGSYLSSHRSTLLNTAVTGAGQLVQVFTTLALAVFSSVFFLHGGGRQWAWFCEQLPEWMRRRVAIGGRAAWRTFNGYTHGIVLVAATNALLVGVALYLLGVPLAVPLALLEFVAAFVPLIGSPVALAVAAVVALAAKGPVTAAIVVALIVVIGQIEGHLLHPLVMSWAVRLHPLVVAVSVVAGAIAAGVVGAVVAVPLVSVTWSVRCALRTPAPGPP, encoded by the coding sequence ATGCCGCCGGTGTCCCCGTTCCTGCGCACGGCCGCGTCCTACGCGTGGCGCCTGCTGGTCGTGGGCGCCGCCGTGTACGCGGTCTTCGTCGTGCTGGGCCGCTTCCACGAGATCACCGTGGCCCTCTTCCTCGGCCTGGTCATCACGGCCCTGCTGGGCCCGCCCACCCGGATCCTGGCCCGATGGATGCCCCGCTCCCTCGCGGTCGCCGTGAGCCTGGTCGGCAGCGCCGTGCTGCTGATGGGCGTGCTCGCACTGGTCGGCGAGGCGGTGGCGGGGGAGAGCGGGACCCTGGTCAGGGAGTTCCGCGAGGGCCTGGTCAGCATCGAACGGTGGCTGGCCCGGCCGCCCTTCCGGCTGGACCCGCACGCCCTGTCCGACCTCCAGTCGAAGATCGGCTCGTACCTCTCCAGCCACCGCTCCACGCTGCTGAACACGGCCGTCACCGGGGCCGGGCAGCTCGTGCAGGTGTTCACCACGCTGGCGCTCGCGGTGTTCTCCTCGGTGTTCTTCCTGCACGGCGGCGGCCGGCAGTGGGCCTGGTTCTGCGAGCAGCTCCCGGAATGGATGCGCAGGCGGGTGGCCATCGGCGGGCGCGCGGCCTGGCGCACCTTCAACGGCTACACCCACGGGATCGTGCTCGTCGCGGCGACGAACGCCCTCCTCGTCGGGGTGGCCCTCTACCTCCTCGGCGTTCCGCTGGCCGTCCCGCTGGCCCTGCTGGAGTTCGTCGCCGCCTTCGTGCCGCTCATCGGGTCGCCGGTCGCCCTCGCCGTGGCCGCGGTGGTGGCCCTCGCGGCGAAGGGGCCGGTGACCGCGGCCATCGTGGTCGCGCTGATCGTGGTCATCGGCCAGATCGAGGGGCACCTGCTGCACCCGCTCGTGATGAGCTGGGCGGTACGGCTGCACCCCCTGGTGGTCGCGGTCTCGGTGGTCGCCGGCGCCATCGCGGCCGGAGTGGTGGGCGCGGTGGTCGCGGTCCCGCTGGTCTCGGTGACCTGGTCGGTCCGCTGCGCCCTGCGCACTCCCGCTCCCGGGCCGCCGTGA
- a CDS encoding MFS transporter — protein MTGSRLSSVLPDLSPWRSSRDFRLLFFQGTVTFFGSFMAMIALPLQIKHLTDSPLAVGAMGAVELVPLLVCGLYGGALADAVDRRRLILLTEAGLGVLSLVLLVNALLPHPLLWPLYVVAAGVSALTGLQRPALDSLMARIVPHDQLSAAAALNGLRYQFGAIAGPALAGVVVAYAGYAPAYCVTVVGFLVSVLLCTRLSPAPPVGGGARPSLRGIAEGARYAWSRPVLLGTYAVDLAAMFFAFPNAILPFLADELDAVWALGPMYAAGAVGSLVLGLTSGWVSRVRRHGLLVVCGAAVWGLAIAAAGWISGIWLVLLCLAVAGAGDMLSGLGRATIWNQTIPEELRGRLAGIEVLSYSCGPQLGQVRAGTMAGWTGTRPAFWSGGLACVASVALLAALLPKLISYDADTDEDAALRRAAREADQAATAPRQGAAAA, from the coding sequence GTGACTGGATCCCGATTGTCCTCCGTACTGCCCGATCTGTCCCCGTGGCGCTCCAGCCGTGACTTCCGGCTGCTCTTCTTCCAGGGGACGGTCACCTTCTTCGGCTCGTTCATGGCGATGATCGCCCTGCCGCTCCAGATCAAGCATCTGACGGATTCTCCGCTGGCGGTCGGTGCCATGGGCGCGGTGGAGCTGGTCCCGCTGCTGGTCTGCGGGCTCTACGGGGGCGCCCTCGCCGACGCCGTCGACCGCCGGCGGCTGATCCTGCTGACCGAGGCCGGGCTCGGGGTCCTGTCCCTGGTGCTGCTGGTGAACGCGCTGCTGCCGCATCCCCTGCTGTGGCCGCTGTACGTGGTCGCGGCCGGGGTGTCCGCGCTGACCGGACTGCAAAGGCCCGCGCTGGACTCGCTGATGGCGCGGATCGTGCCGCACGACCAGCTGAGCGCCGCGGCCGCGCTCAACGGGCTGCGCTACCAGTTCGGCGCGATCGCCGGCCCGGCGCTGGCCGGCGTGGTCGTCGCGTACGCCGGGTACGCGCCCGCGTACTGCGTCACCGTCGTGGGGTTCCTCGTCTCGGTGCTCCTGTGTACGCGGCTCAGCCCGGCGCCCCCGGTCGGCGGCGGGGCGCGCCCCTCGCTGCGGGGCATCGCCGAGGGCGCGCGGTACGCGTGGAGCCGGCCGGTGCTGCTGGGCACGTACGCCGTCGACCTGGCGGCGATGTTCTTCGCGTTCCCGAACGCCATCCTGCCCTTCCTCGCCGACGAGCTCGACGCGGTGTGGGCGCTCGGCCCGATGTACGCGGCGGGCGCGGTGGGCTCCCTGGTGCTGGGGCTGACCAGCGGCTGGGTGTCGCGCGTCCGGCGGCACGGACTGCTGGTGGTCTGCGGGGCGGCCGTGTGGGGTCTGGCGATCGCGGCGGCGGGCTGGATCTCCGGGATCTGGCTCGTCCTGCTGTGCCTGGCGGTGGCCGGCGCGGGCGACATGCTGAGCGGTCTGGGGCGGGCCACGATCTGGAACCAGACGATCCCGGAAGAGCTGCGCGGGCGGCTGGCGGGCATCGAGGTGCTCTCGTACAGCTGCGGTCCGCAGCTCGGCCAGGTCCGGGCGGGCACGATGGCCGGGTGGACCGGTACCCGTCCGGCGTTCTGGAGCGGCGGACTCGCCTGCGTGGCCTCGGTGGCACTGCTGGCCGCGCTGCTTCCGAAGCTGATCTCCTACGACGCCGACACCGATGAGGACGCGGCCCTGCGCCGGGCCGCCCGGGAGGCGGACCAGGCCGCGACCGCACCGCGGCAGGGGGCCGCCGCGGCCTGA
- a CDS encoding alpha/beta hydrolase: MNDTVGAGRHRGRPRRRRWIGAAVAVAVAGVLVGGALVRDDAFSDTGDTVRFDEGGGRARGAPVDALTQLPTGPAPELRIAATIPEDGSKVLVTTLAGKKSGFTGKVWLWLPPQYKEARYAHSGFPVMIALPGGPGFPVNYWMDRNLKLEASISAWSRDGSSLPFILAMPVLNPRTDGKEGLYWDGSDIPGQPKMGTWLTEDVPDLVRSAFRTIKSRDGWAFMGSSTGGFAGLKAVLQKPDRFKAVIAGGPDILPDSRLWRGYPREKLENSPPELARRLIDRKGPEVYLAFQVGTKGSDVRCRPLVENFIRQYGTGPVKTRFHVDEGGGHNARTYVPGMHDGALIQWVSAHMRGPVPGG; the protein is encoded by the coding sequence GTGAACGACACGGTCGGTGCGGGACGGCACCGCGGGCGCCCACGACGGCGCCGGTGGATCGGGGCGGCGGTGGCGGTGGCCGTCGCGGGGGTTCTGGTCGGAGGTGCGCTCGTCCGTGACGACGCGTTCTCCGACACGGGTGACACCGTACGGTTCGACGAGGGTGGGGGGCGGGCGCGCGGCGCGCCCGTGGACGCCCTGACCCAACTGCCCACGGGCCCCGCGCCGGAGCTGAGGATCGCCGCGACGATCCCGGAGGACGGCAGCAAGGTGCTGGTGACCACCCTCGCGGGGAAGAAGTCGGGGTTCACGGGCAAGGTGTGGCTGTGGCTGCCGCCCCAGTACAAGGAGGCCCGGTACGCGCACAGTGGCTTCCCTGTGATGATCGCGCTGCCGGGCGGGCCGGGTTTCCCCGTCAACTACTGGATGGACCGCAACCTCAAGCTGGAGGCGAGCATCTCCGCGTGGTCCAGGGACGGCAGCAGCCTGCCGTTCATCCTGGCCATGCCGGTGCTCAACCCCCGGACGGACGGGAAGGAAGGCCTCTACTGGGACGGGAGCGACATCCCGGGGCAGCCGAAGATGGGGACCTGGCTGACCGAGGACGTGCCCGATCTGGTGCGGTCGGCCTTCCGGACCATCAAGTCCCGTGACGGATGGGCGTTCATGGGGAGCTCGACCGGGGGTTTCGCGGGGCTCAAGGCGGTGCTGCAGAAGCCGGACCGGTTCAAGGCCGTGATCGCCGGGGGTCCCGACATCCTGCCCGACTCCCGTCTGTGGCGCGGGTATCCCCGGGAGAAGCTGGAGAACAGTCCGCCGGAGCTGGCGCGGCGGCTCATCGACCGCAAGGGGCCCGAGGTCTACCTCGCCTTCCAGGTCGGCACCAAGGGCAGCGACGTGCGCTGCCGGCCGCTGGTCGAGAACTTCATCCGGCAGTACGGAACGGGCCCCGTGAAGACGAGGTTCCACGTCGACGAGGGCGGCGGGCACAACGCGCGCACGTACGTCCCCGGCATGCACGACGGGGCGCTGATCCAGTGGGTCAGCGCGCACATGCGCGGTCCGGTCCCCGGCGGCTGA